From the genome of Antennarius striatus isolate MH-2024 chromosome 19, ASM4005453v1, whole genome shotgun sequence, one region includes:
- the rpl7l1 gene encoding 60S ribosomal protein L7-like 1, translated as MAESESKKVIKLVPEYLLKKRKAYQAIKATQAKLALLERRRVSKGKPVPFKRLEDFLKDSHRAHRDETRIRRAKHRPPAPLPPAKNKLAFAVRIREIKGVSPQVMKVIRMLRLKKIFSGTFVKITRDSVDMMKIVEPYVAWGFPNLKSVRELILKRGQAMKKGRSVPLTDNTFIEEHMGEHGIICLEDLIHEISSVGDSFQPANDFLVPFKLSVARHAAKDKAGLLKDLGKPGFRGADINSIIRQLN; from the exons ATGGCCGAGTCAGA ATCAAAAAAGGTAATCAAGCTGGTTCCAGAGTACCtcctgaaaaagagaaaagcgTATCAGGCCATCAAAGCAACACAAGCTAAGCTAGCTCTGCTCGAGAGGAGAAGG GTTTCCAAGGGTAAGCCTGTGCCTTTCAAGCGTTTGGAAGACTTCTTGAAAGACAGTCACAGGGCGCATCGTGATGAAACTCGAATCCGCAGAGCAAAGCACAgacctcctgctcctcttcctcctgctaaGAACAAGCTAGCCTTCGCCGTCCGCATCAGAGA GATCAAAGGTGTCAGTCCCCAAGTGATGAAAGTCATCCGGATGTTGAGACTGAAGAAGATCTTCAGCGGCACCTTCGTGAAAATCACTCGGGATTCGGTAGACATGATGAAGATTGTTGAACCTTATGTGGCCTGGGG ATTCCCAAACTTGAAGTCTGTTCGTGAGCTCATCCTGAAGAGAGGGCAGGCCATGAAAAAAGGGAGGAGTGTTCCTCTAACGGACAACACCTTCATCGAGGAACACATGG GTGAGCATGGAATCATCTGTTTGGAGGACCTAATTCACGAAATCTCCTCTGTCGGCGACAGCTTCCAGCCCGCCAACGACTTCCTGGTGCCCTTTAAACTGTCAGTTGCTCGCCATGCCGCCAAGGACAAGGCTGGACTCCTCAAAGACCTGGGAAAGCCGGGGTTCCGCGGCGCAGACATTAATTCCATCATCAGACAACTGAACTGA